A single region of the Coprobacter tertius genome encodes:
- a CDS encoding AAA family ATPase, which translates to MKILAIRGKNLASLEGTFEVEFSKEPLLSAGLFAITGPTGSGKSTLLDAICLALYDKTPRCKQPRNNENITDTADRIINQKDTRNILRKGSSEGYAEVDYLAHDGQQYRSRWWVRRANNKPNGTFRVQEMRLLNLTTNAEISGKKTEIIRKNEELLGLNFDQFTRTVLLAQNEFSTFLKAPKEEKAELLEKLTGTGIYTKISIAIFDKTREADKEYTLVSEKIKGLNLLSDEELSGYIQEHEKLEHQITDTEKQITELQKKSEWWIELQQLNQSINDAEAELKTAKENAIIDINRKQILSLAEDAQSIRDTYRNLIKAEEDLKSTDAEITKKENEKNRAEDSYIRIKNKFETCKREAETKTNDLNEIKPELGKARNLDAEIKNALSRQKEAETQLQIAVDKTNRIHILLQQEKKKNQQLSFTLKDCQNWFMKHDKYQKIVAHSSFVIDTLQNLRKLRTKQIEIGNKLKNNNTELQRSNEEIPNIEKEIKRQKEILTVKQEEAKNLENKIKRFNVEEIRREKENIEKLRDTIADAKNIFEETIYTQKEYTDLLRQKNELENQQKSFNNNIQEFIKEESNKKAVFESAKAIYENALYATHETAARLRSELIEGEPCPVCGSREHPALHIEKKTIDKIFGLLKNKYQESENEYNIIRQKTENIRLQSKFTEKQLNEIESALKTAERNNRESLSKWTDIKQSVPSLPEDVKLSEIWFSDKIKEITSEILKLSELWNKHTEYSEKFRNLQSRINATLNDISEKVSLSGQLKEKKASLRAITDNLIKENFDIENNLKELESKIENLFDSNNWLQKWEQAPEEFEKSIITLTENWKLQENLQNETKENIARSEAEIENLDTSLSEQQETVNSLTKLTDIRVTESNRFIEERKTILNGKDVDEVEKDYEQKKYNADKALKIQDELLRNIDNTLKELSGNLEQLYKNKNLQESKIKKEEISLKEWIDRYNLSHAQPTCRTEIFSLLDKPIEWLNEERKYFKKQSENIISLQTRKNEREKNRINHFHSALRPDTDKETPEYLDNKKNEISENRRKATNRYTEISVLLQNHNREKDRLKQFEQELNEKLSSFEKWNKLNTIFGSANGDKFKIIAQGYTLDTLLGYANRHLKDLAGRYRLERIPDTLNLQLIDLDMCDEIRSVYSLSGGESFLISLALALGLSSFSSNRMSVESLFIDEGFGALDSDTLRTAMEVLERLQMQGRKIGVISHVQEMNERIAVQIRVSKNNNGKSKIKIIG; encoded by the coding sequence ATGAAAATTTTAGCGATACGAGGGAAAAATTTAGCATCATTGGAAGGTACTTTCGAAGTTGAATTTTCCAAGGAACCCCTCCTTTCGGCCGGTCTTTTCGCAATTACCGGCCCGACCGGCTCGGGCAAATCGACACTGCTCGACGCTATATGTCTTGCATTATACGATAAAACACCGAGATGTAAACAGCCTCGCAATAACGAAAATATCACCGACACTGCCGATCGTATCATCAACCAGAAAGATACACGCAACATCCTGAGAAAAGGATCTTCTGAAGGATATGCTGAAGTAGATTACCTTGCCCATGACGGACAACAATACCGAAGTCGCTGGTGGGTGAGAAGGGCAAATAATAAGCCGAACGGAACCTTCAGAGTGCAAGAAATGAGATTATTGAATCTTACTACAAATGCAGAAATATCTGGTAAAAAAACAGAAATTATTCGTAAAAATGAAGAGCTGTTGGGGCTTAACTTCGACCAGTTCACCCGCACCGTATTATTGGCACAAAACGAATTTTCTACATTTCTGAAAGCTCCGAAAGAAGAAAAAGCCGAATTACTCGAAAAACTTACCGGAACTGGCATTTATACGAAAATATCGATCGCCATATTCGATAAAACTCGTGAAGCAGACAAAGAATACACTCTCGTATCTGAGAAAATAAAAGGATTAAATCTTTTGTCCGACGAAGAATTATCAGGATATATACAAGAGCATGAAAAGCTCGAACACCAGATCACCGATACGGAAAAACAAATAACAGAATTACAAAAAAAATCGGAATGGTGGATCGAATTACAACAGTTAAATCAAAGTATCAATGATGCGGAAGCCGAGTTGAAGACAGCAAAAGAAAATGCAATAATAGATATAAATCGTAAACAAATTCTCTCTTTAGCCGAAGATGCACAAAGTATCAGAGATACATATCGAAATCTGATAAAAGCAGAAGAAGATTTGAAGTCGACCGATGCTGAAATAACAAAAAAAGAAAATGAAAAAAATCGTGCCGAAGATTCTTACATAAGAATAAAAAACAAATTCGAAACTTGCAAAAGAGAAGCAGAAACCAAAACAAATGATCTCAACGAGATAAAACCAGAATTGGGAAAGGCAAGAAATCTCGATGCCGAAATCAAAAATGCATTATCACGACAAAAAGAAGCCGAAACACAATTACAAATCGCAGTCGATAAAACAAACCGTATACATATTTTACTTCAACAAGAGAAAAAAAAGAACCAGCAACTTTCTTTCACATTAAAAGACTGTCAAAATTGGTTTATGAAACACGATAAATATCAAAAAATCGTTGCTCACTCATCTTTCGTCATCGATACTTTACAGAACCTTAGAAAATTACGCACAAAACAGATAGAAATCGGAAATAAACTAAAAAATAATAATACAGAACTGCAACGTTCAAATGAAGAAATTCCGAATATTGAAAAAGAAATAAAAAGACAAAAAGAAATTCTTACCGTAAAACAAGAAGAAGCCAAGAATCTTGAAAACAAGATAAAAAGATTCAATGTAGAAGAAATAAGGAGAGAAAAGGAAAATATTGAGAAATTACGGGATACAATTGCCGACGCTAAAAATATTTTCGAAGAAACCATTTATACCCAAAAGGAATATACTGACCTGTTAAGACAAAAAAACGAACTCGAAAATCAACAAAAATCATTCAACAACAACATACAAGAATTCATAAAAGAAGAGTCGAATAAAAAAGCGGTTTTTGAATCAGCTAAAGCTATATATGAAAATGCACTTTATGCAACACACGAAACAGCTGCTCGATTACGATCCGAATTAATAGAAGGAGAACCATGTCCAGTATGCGGGAGCCGGGAACATCCGGCACTTCATATCGAAAAAAAAACTATCGACAAAATATTCGGGTTATTGAAAAATAAATACCAAGAATCTGAAAATGAATATAATATAATAAGACAAAAAACTGAAAATATCAGATTACAATCTAAGTTTACAGAAAAACAACTGAACGAAATAGAGTCCGCTTTAAAAACAGCGGAACGGAATAATCGAGAATCATTATCTAAATGGACCGATATAAAACAATCAGTACCCAGCCTTCCCGAAGACGTCAAACTATCGGAAATATGGTTTTCAGATAAAATAAAAGAAATTACATCTGAAATTCTCAAACTATCGGAATTATGGAATAAACATACGGAATACTCCGAAAAATTCAGAAATTTGCAATCGAGAATAAACGCCACTTTAAATGATATTTCTGAAAAAGTTTCTCTATCAGGACAATTAAAAGAAAAAAAAGCATCTTTAAGAGCAATTACAGATAATCTTATCAAGGAGAATTTTGATATAGAAAATAATTTAAAAGAACTGGAATCTAAAATAGAGAATCTCTTCGATAGTAATAATTGGCTTCAAAAATGGGAACAAGCTCCCGAAGAATTTGAAAAAAGTATTATCACATTAACCGAAAACTGGAAATTACAGGAAAACTTACAAAATGAAACCAAAGAAAATATCGCTCGTTCCGAAGCTGAGATAGAAAACCTCGATACATCTTTATCGGAACAACAAGAAACAGTAAATAGCCTGACCAAATTAACCGACATACGCGTAACAGAATCAAACAGATTCATCGAAGAAAGAAAAACAATCCTGAACGGCAAAGATGTCGATGAAGTAGAAAAAGATTACGAACAAAAAAAGTATAATGCCGATAAAGCATTGAAAATACAAGACGAACTTTTACGAAATATCGACAATACATTAAAAGAACTATCGGGCAACCTCGAACAACTTTATAAAAACAAAAATTTACAGGAAAGTAAAATAAAAAAAGAAGAAATCTCCCTAAAAGAATGGATAGATCGTTATAATCTGAGCCATGCTCAACCAACCTGCCGTACAGAAATATTTTCTTTGCTCGATAAACCGATCGAATGGTTAAATGAAGAAAGAAAATATTTCAAAAAACAATCCGAAAATATTATTTCATTACAAACCCGAAAAAACGAACGGGAAAAAAACCGTATAAATCATTTTCATTCTGCTTTACGCCCCGATACCGATAAGGAAACGCCTGAATATCTTGATAATAAAAAAAACGAAATATCCGAGAATCGACGAAAAGCAACCAATCGATACACCGAAATCTCGGTTCTTCTACAAAATCACAATCGAGAAAAAGACCGTTTGAAACAATTTGAACAGGAATTAAACGAAAAATTATCGTCTTTTGAAAAATGGAATAAATTAAATACTATTTTCGGATCTGCAAATGGCGATAAGTTTAAGATTATCGCACAAGGATATACATTAGATACCCTTTTAGGATATGCCAATCGCCATTTAAAAGATTTGGCCGGCAGATATCGCCTCGAACGCATCCCCGATACCCTCAACCTACAGTTGATCGATCTCGACATGTGCGACGAGATAAGAAGCGTTTACTCTCTTTCAGGCGGAGAATCATTCCTTATTTCATTAGCCCTGGCATTAGGACTATCATCATTTTCTTCGAACCGAATGAGTGTAGAATCACTTTTTATCGACGAAGGCTTCGGCGCACTCGATTCGGATACTCTGCGTACTGCGATGGAAGTTCTTGAAAGGTTACAAATGCAAGGACGCAAAATAGGTGTTATATCTCATGTGCAGGAAATGAACGAACGTATTGCAGTGCAAATACGTGTTTCTAAAAATAACAACGGAAAAAGTAAAATAAAAATCATCGGATAA
- a CDS encoding exonuclease SbcCD subunit D: MKIIHTADWHIGQTFYGYDRKYEHRIFFDWLRNCIHNTEADVLLVAGDVFDSPNPSADSQELYYRILTELHFENPQLQIVIIAGNHDSAGRIEAPHPILKNMNIQVRGSVKRTSDDIDYENLIIPLRNRSNTEKAWCLAVPYLRQGDYPSTDNFENENTYTSGIKNLYRTLSQKVSKIRKPGEAVIAMGHLQATGSEISENDPSERSIVGGLECVPPESFDSGINYTALGHLHKAQRVSNRNHVRYAGSPLPMSFAEKNYKQGVNLVIFEEEQPISIERIEFTPPVRLISLPGKPMVPEEVLKEIELLPDGDKTADSPYLQVNVSVIEPDPALKFKIESALENKAVRLTSIITSNPTNNGNGTYDYNPESLQDIHPLDLAERIYLKRNGETMPDELKSLIQDIIKEIYHKGVEEL, translated from the coding sequence CTGAAAATCATTCATACTGCCGACTGGCATATCGGACAGACTTTTTACGGATACGACAGAAAATACGAACATCGTATTTTTTTCGACTGGTTACGGAATTGCATACACAATACCGAAGCCGACGTATTGCTGGTTGCCGGAGATGTATTCGACAGTCCCAACCCGTCGGCCGATTCTCAGGAATTATATTACCGCATATTAACCGAACTGCATTTTGAAAATCCTCAATTACAGATCGTCATTATAGCAGGAAATCACGATTCGGCAGGTCGTATAGAGGCCCCCCACCCCATACTAAAAAATATGAATATACAAGTACGGGGAAGTGTAAAAAGAACCAGTGATGATATCGATTACGAAAATCTTATCATACCGTTACGAAACAGATCGAATACTGAAAAAGCATGGTGTTTGGCCGTTCCTTACCTGAGGCAAGGAGATTACCCTTCTACCGACAACTTCGAAAATGAAAATACGTATACGTCAGGCATTAAAAATCTGTATCGTACTCTCAGCCAAAAAGTATCGAAAATACGGAAACCGGGAGAAGCAGTTATTGCCATGGGACATTTGCAAGCGACCGGATCTGAAATATCAGAAAACGACCCTTCTGAACGCAGCATTGTCGGTGGTCTCGAATGCGTGCCTCCCGAGTCATTCGATTCAGGTATAAACTATACAGCATTAGGGCATCTGCACAAAGCCCAACGAGTTTCAAACCGTAATCACGTACGATATGCAGGTAGCCCACTTCCTATGTCTTTTGCTGAAAAAAATTACAAGCAAGGAGTAAACCTGGTCATTTTCGAAGAAGAACAACCGATTTCTATCGAAAGAATAGAATTTACACCTCCGGTCAGGCTCATCTCCCTTCCCGGAAAACCTATGGTTCCAGAAGAAGTCTTAAAAGAAATCGAACTACTCCCCGATGGAGACAAAACAGCCGATTCTCCCTATCTTCAGGTTAATGTATCGGTCATCGAACCCGACCCGGCGCTAAAATTTAAAATCGAATCGGCTCTTGAAAATAAAGCGGTACGCTTAACATCTATCATTACATCAAACCCGACCAACAACGGAAATGGCACATATGACTACAATCCTGAATCACTGCAAGATATACACCCTCTCGATTTGGCGGAACGTATTTATTTAAAAAGAAATGGAGAAACTATGCCTGATGAACTGAAAAGCCTCATACAAGATATAATTAAAGAGATTTATCATAAAGGTGTAGAAGAATTATGA
- a CDS encoding aminotransferase class I/II-fold pyridoxal phosphate-dependent enzyme encodes MKKTPIDQTLVEAAIIEMNLSDFGKATIREVVAIASKLEKSTGKEFIHMEMGVPGLPPAQIGVNAEIAALQNGVASIYPVIDGLPELKTEASRFIKAFTDIDIHPQGCVPVVGSMQGTFTSFLVAGQCIPGRDTILFIDPGFPVQKQQITVLGYKYESFDVYDYRGKKLHDKLESYLKKGNIAAIIYSNPNNPSWICLNDEELETIGSLANQYDTIVLEDLAYFAMDFRKDLSTPFKAPFQPSVARFTDNYILLVSGSKAFSYAGQRIGVVAISDKLYHRKYAGLNKRYGGGTFGSVFIHRALYAISSGVSHSAQYALAAMFKAASDGNFRFIDEVKEYGRRAEKLKDIFTRHGFHIVYDTDLGEPVADGFYFTIGYPGLSGGELMKELIYYGISAISLITTGSKQEGIRACTSFIKENQYDLLEERLSIFEDNHR; translated from the coding sequence ATGAAAAAAACACCTATCGACCAGACCCTTGTCGAGGCCGCTATCATAGAAATGAATTTATCTGATTTCGGAAAAGCAACCATCCGTGAAGTAGTAGCAATAGCTTCTAAACTGGAAAAATCTACCGGAAAAGAATTTATTCATATGGAAATGGGAGTACCAGGATTACCTCCGGCACAAATCGGAGTCAACGCAGAAATCGCTGCTTTGCAAAACGGAGTAGCGTCTATTTATCCGGTTATAGATGGACTTCCCGAGCTAAAAACAGAAGCGTCTCGCTTTATCAAAGCTTTTACCGATATCGACATACATCCACAAGGCTGCGTTCCGGTAGTAGGATCGATGCAAGGAACTTTCACATCATTTCTCGTCGCAGGACAATGCATACCGGGTCGTGACACGATTCTCTTTATCGATCCCGGTTTCCCAGTACAAAAACAACAAATTACTGTATTAGGATATAAATACGAATCATTCGACGTTTACGATTATAGAGGAAAAAAATTACACGATAAACTCGAAAGTTATTTAAAGAAAGGCAATATAGCCGCTATTATTTATTCAAATCCCAATAATCCGTCATGGATATGCTTGAATGATGAGGAGTTAGAAACTATCGGCTCTTTAGCGAACCAATACGATACGATCGTTCTCGAAGATTTGGCATATTTTGCTATGGACTTTCGTAAAGATCTTTCTACTCCTTTTAAAGCACCTTTCCAACCCAGTGTAGCCCGTTTTACCGATAACTATATTTTATTGGTGTCCGGATCGAAAGCTTTTAGTTATGCCGGACAAAGAATCGGAGTCGTCGCCATTTCCGATAAACTTTACCACCGAAAATATGCCGGTCTGAACAAACGTTACGGCGGAGGTACTTTCGGAAGCGTTTTTATACATCGTGCACTTTACGCGATTTCATCGGGAGTCAGCCATTCGGCGCAATATGCTTTAGCAGCCATGTTCAAAGCAGCCAGTGACGGAAATTTTCGTTTTATCGATGAAGTAAAAGAATACGGTCGCCGAGCAGAAAAATTAAAGGATATTTTCACCCGACACGGTTTCCATATCGTTTATGATACCGATCTAGGCGAACCTGTAGCCGACGGATTTTATTTTACAATCGGGTATCCAGGATTATCGGGAGGAGAACTGATGAAGGAACTTATATATTATGGAATCAGTGCCATTTCATTAATTACAACCGGAAGTAAACAAGAAGGAATAAGAGCCTGTACATCATTTATTAAAGAAAACCAATATGATCTGCTCGAAGAAAGATTAAGCATATTTGAAGACAATCACCGGTAA
- a CDS encoding fimbrial protein — MKRLLILPFIILLWSACTEDHLGNDNDICTSIDRDESVIRFTVVTPGATVYSSYSRSGQLANTTQPESVINDIQILVFEAGKYLYRVPGASITTNDNQASFTARLKASSTAIKLMILANVTHDIIDNDPLPETSEIDIKKMLTRSFTADGITSPFPMYGEYTLSNGLSGGTLNNIGTVKMLRAIARIDIQAGEVTNFKLSSLQAYRTTNKIQFIPNQNTIIVTAPSIPLDASASVATNSLPISGTSSISQLYLPEAAAPASGEETKSACCIVIGGYYGTDLTPTYYRVDFNSENQDGTFGQILRNHRYIFNIKKVLAPGWTTPVDAANNKSSQIQVEVQSWEDSTTDMYFDGEHHFGLSTREIQVAYKENSSAKINVSTDIQDYSLQWVDNQNNPIGTPATSLNNSEFSVVKSSDGSIITVTTLQANLSTDTVRTRKFLVTANRWKIIVTIKQTEKKIITRMINLISFYDGLGYLGTNLILPKQSAESRGQGLYGILSNTKNFGLTGTVECGGFNMIRSNVSANNLSELFFSTADVVYVNYMSTGSFGITDSKNVHNWLKAKKNRVLLVAIDGSGININLLNELLGGITNISWSQTSTNSFPVAGKSSSNYFTDAGPFTQSPYTPISSDFKFRCYDSSHGEIKPAGSSGITPLLMSPDNTNIVLGFDLNKRIVYVGDIDLFSASSGGTGTTDNYIKNTTGDINNNASKLIANLFAKIVEIVLKE, encoded by the coding sequence ATGAAACGACTATTAATTTTACCTTTTATTATTTTATTATGGTCTGCATGCACTGAAGACCATTTGGGAAACGATAACGATATATGCACCTCAATCGACAGAGATGAATCAGTAATCAGGTTTACTGTTGTCACTCCAGGAGCTACTGTCTACAGCAGTTATTCCCGTTCGGGCCAGTTAGCCAATACAACTCAACCCGAATCGGTCATCAACGATATTCAGATATTAGTATTCGAAGCAGGTAAATATCTTTATAGAGTCCCGGGAGCTTCAATTACGACAAACGATAATCAGGCCTCTTTTACAGCAAGACTCAAAGCAAGTTCAACAGCGATAAAACTAATGATTTTGGCAAATGTTACTCATGACATTATCGACAACGATCCTCTGCCCGAAACTTCAGAAATCGATATAAAAAAAATGCTTACCCGATCTTTTACAGCCGACGGTATTACTTCTCCTTTTCCCATGTACGGCGAGTATACTCTTTCCAACGGTTTGTCGGGAGGAACATTAAATAACATCGGAACCGTAAAAATGCTTAGAGCTATTGCAAGAATAGATATACAGGCAGGAGAAGTAACAAATTTTAAACTTAGCAGCCTGCAAGCTTATCGCACTACCAATAAAATACAATTTATACCCAACCAAAACACAATAATTGTAACCGCCCCCAGCATTCCTCTCGACGCTTCCGCTTCTGTCGCAACAAACTCATTACCGATAAGCGGAACCTCATCAATTTCACAACTGTATCTTCCGGAAGCCGCTGCACCAGCATCAGGAGAGGAAACGAAAAGCGCCTGTTGTATCGTCATCGGCGGGTATTACGGGACAGACCTTACGCCTACTTATTACCGAGTAGATTTCAATTCGGAGAACCAAGACGGTACTTTCGGACAAATTTTACGCAACCACCGCTACATATTCAATATAAAAAAAGTTTTGGCTCCGGGCTGGACTACACCTGTAGATGCAGCCAACAACAAGTCTTCGCAAATACAGGTAGAAGTACAATCATGGGAAGATAGCACAACAGATATGTATTTCGACGGGGAACATCATTTCGGACTTTCAACCCGTGAAATTCAGGTTGCCTACAAAGAGAATTCATCCGCTAAAATCAATGTGAGTACCGATATACAAGATTATTCTCTGCAATGGGTAGATAACCAGAACAATCCTATAGGAACTCCGGCAACATCGCTCAACAACAGCGAATTCAGCGTCGTAAAATCGTCGGATGGTTCTATAATCACAGTAACAACTTTACAGGCCAACCTGTCGACCGATACGGTACGCACCCGAAAATTTTTGGTAACTGCCAACCGTTGGAAAATCATAGTAACGATAAAACAAACAGAAAAAAAGATAATTACCCGCATGATTAATTTGATTTCATTTTACGATGGCCTCGGATATTTGGGAACAAATCTGATTTTACCGAAACAATCGGCTGAATCCAGAGGACAAGGATTATACGGAATTCTGTCAAACACTAAAAACTTCGGGCTTACGGGTACGGTAGAATGCGGAGGTTTCAACATGATCAGGAGTAATGTTTCGGCGAATAATCTTTCCGAGCTATTTTTTTCGACAGCCGATGTCGTATACGTAAATTATATGTCGACCGGTTCGTTCGGAATAACAGATTCTAAAAATGTGCACAATTGGCTAAAAGCCAAGAAAAACAGAGTACTTCTTGTAGCTATCGATGGCTCGGGTATTAATATCAACCTGCTGAACGAATTATTGGGTGGTATAACAAATATTTCATGGTCTCAAACATCCACAAATTCCTTCCCGGTAGCCGGTAAGTCCTCCAGCAATTATTTTACTGATGCAGGGCCTTTTACCCAATCGCCATATACTCCGATATCGTCGGATTTCAAATTCAGATGTTACGATTCATCGCACGGAGAAATAAAACCGGCAGGATCATCCGGAATAACACCCCTGCTTATGAGCCCTGATAATACCAATATCGTTCTCGGTTTCGATCTCAACAAAAGAATCGTTTACGTTGGAGATATCGATCTATTCTCAGCTTCATCAGGAGGTACTGGTACCACCGATAATTATATAAAAAATACGACAGGAGATATAAATAATAACGCATCGAAACTCATTGCGAATCTCTTTGCGAAAATTGTAGAAATCGTATTGAAAGAATAA
- a CDS encoding Mfa1 family fimbria major subunit (Members of this family are fimbrial shaft proteins (major subunit proteins), found in the Bacteriodetes. The family is named for Mfa1 from Porphyromonas gingivalis, and is related to but distinct from the family of FimA from the species.), translating into MKTSKLFFLMMIAFAFFACSDDNSKNVDFGIGGTDENLPDAYASFSFKIPTNTNFRSGVSRAETDAGSDAENIVTKLHVFIYDALAPHMPTVAEFNTADGSLTKKPGSTSEWVTTKAIKVKKSDKYIFVGVNLNQSIVDYIYNLGFGAFNYNELAQSVAALSDGINGFVMFNTQYPSITSAASFYNTEAEAQAAHLPINVTRTVAKAAVFKGPAFVVHGGGTLTNLSFGWRNLNNKFYLVQKVDGGLIKDYNWDRFTNSDFTRGTDELAVNENGVVPTVFSYATENAFSYVRDNAQVDQATFVSVSGTFMPEKILQLKAGVDNPTTAADFETVDNPGTAGTTFYAVRTDDGKVNCFATDDLATTYATLAINKAAGMPPLTGPYDVGENTYTNGKCYYHIFVNANAVSPQAPYNIYRNQYYKITLNSIQALGYPSDNFDDGQLIRENVWIGADIEINPWEVVESDEDL; encoded by the coding sequence ATGAAAACAAGTAAATTATTTTTTTTAATGATGATTGCCTTCGCTTTTTTTGCCTGTAGCGATGATAATAGTAAAAATGTTGATTTTGGGATAGGAGGTACAGACGAAAATCTTCCTGACGCTTATGCTTCTTTTTCGTTTAAAATTCCTACTAACACCAATTTTCGTTCAGGGGTATCGCGAGCAGAAACTGATGCCGGTAGCGATGCGGAAAATATTGTAACAAAATTGCATGTATTTATTTATGATGCTCTTGCTCCGCATATGCCTACAGTCGCAGAATTCAATACTGCAGATGGTTCGTTGACTAAAAAGCCGGGTTCAACCTCTGAATGGGTGACCACAAAGGCAATTAAAGTTAAAAAAAGCGATAAATATATCTTCGTAGGAGTTAATTTGAACCAATCGATAGTAGATTATATTTATAATCTCGGATTCGGAGCTTTCAATTATAATGAATTGGCCCAGTCGGTAGCGGCTTTATCCGACGGGATAAACGGCTTTGTGATGTTTAATACTCAATACCCATCGATTACCTCTGCTGCATCTTTTTATAATACAGAGGCTGAAGCTCAGGCGGCACATCTTCCTATAAATGTTACACGTACGGTTGCTAAAGCCGCGGTGTTTAAAGGCCCCGCTTTTGTCGTACACGGAGGGGGTACACTTACTAACCTTAGTTTCGGGTGGAGAAATCTCAATAATAAATTTTATTTAGTACAAAAAGTAGATGGCGGCCTTATCAAAGATTATAACTGGGATCGTTTTACCAATTCTGATTTTACGAGAGGAACCGATGAGTTAGCTGTAAATGAAAATGGAGTAGTACCTACTGTTTTTTCTTATGCGACCGAAAATGCTTTTAGCTATGTTAGGGATAATGCGCAAGTCGACCAGGCGACTTTTGTTTCGGTAAGCGGCACTTTTATGCCTGAGAAGATCCTCCAATTAAAGGCGGGAGTCGATAATCCGACTACTGCGGCTGATTTCGAAACAGTGGATAATCCCGGAACTGCCGGAACTACATTTTATGCAGTACGAACAGACGATGGTAAGGTCAATTGTTTCGCGACTGATGATTTAGCTACTACATATGCTACACTTGCTATAAATAAAGCGGCAGGAATGCCTCCGTTAACAGGGCCTTATGATGTAGGAGAAAATACGTATACGAATGGGAAATGTTACTATCACATATTTGTGAATGCCAATGCTGTATCTCCGCAAGCCCCATATAACATATATCGTAATCAGTATTACAAGATAACGTTAAATTCTATACAAGCTCTCGGATATCCTTCCGATAACTTTGATGATGGTCAACTTATACGTGAAAATGTATGGATCGGTGCTGATATCGAGATAAATCCGTGGGAAGTGGTGGAATCCGATGAAGATCTTTAA
- a CDS encoding FimB/Mfa2 family fimbrial subunit: protein MKKISLAIIYIVWVGMMSGCIAEHLPPCDQGGLQLAFNYVSVLPAKVRSVDSGTRGLSVFIFDDQGVFTGRIDDENAVIDDSYRLRLPYTEGAYQFAVWVGLNNNYEITTPIPKVTRIENFKLKLNREIDNSVSVRPSLLHNGSYGVVKIEPGIEKTVSINLDQLTNNIRVIARGIDRDSGCNIVIEAGNGLYNYDGTSHDDVLLKYKPEYPFGEQSDEKVTADFTVMKLIPEKQSRLLIMDNTGKVFYSEDLIGTLLSANPKVNFTYDHEFVIEIIFDGNYPVSIFVNGWEVILEDEF from the coding sequence ATGAAAAAAATTTCTTTAGCGATCATATACATTGTTTGGGTGGGGATGATGAGCGGCTGTATTGCCGAACATCTTCCTCCCTGTGATCAAGGGGGACTACAATTGGCATTTAATTATGTTTCGGTATTACCTGCAAAGGTTAGAAGTGTAGACTCGGGGACTCGGGGGCTTTCGGTATTTATTTTCGATGATCAAGGTGTATTTACCGGTAGAATCGACGATGAGAATGCCGTTATCGACGACTCTTATCGTCTTCGTTTGCCATATACCGAAGGTGCTTATCAGTTTGCCGTTTGGGTAGGGCTGAATAATAATTATGAAATAACTACTCCCATACCGAAAGTAACCCGGATTGAAAATTTTAAACTTAAACTTAACAGGGAAATCGATAATTCAGTATCGGTACGCCCTTCTCTTCTTCATAACGGTTCATATGGGGTCGTGAAAATAGAACCCGGTATAGAGAAAACAGTATCAATTAATTTGGATCAACTAACTAATAATATTCGTGTTATCGCACGGGGTATCGATCGAGATTCGGGTTGTAATATTGTGATAGAGGCAGGGAACGGTTTATACAATTATGACGGAACTTCTCATGATGATGTTCTTTTGAAATATAAACCTGAGTATCCTTTTGGTGAACAGTCGGATGAAAAAGTTACGGCAGATTTTACCGTGATGAAACTTATACCGGAAAAACAGAGCAGATTACTAATAATGGATAATACGGGAAAGGTTTTTTATAGTGAAGACCTTATCGGTACTCTTTTGAGTGCAAATCCGAAGGTAAATTTTACCTATGATCATGAGTTTGTGATAGAGATTATATTCGATGGAAATTATCCCGTGAGTATATTCGTGAACGGTTGGGAAGTTATTTTGGAGGATGAATTTTAA